Proteins from a single region of Acidimicrobiia bacterium:
- a CDS encoding nitronate monooxygenase, with the protein MHTQLCEDLGIEFPIFAFTHCRDVVVAVSKAGGFGVLGAVGFTPEQLEIELQWIDEHVGDKPYGVDIVIPGKYEGMDELDPEKLGQMLRDMVPDSHVQFADQILADAGVPDLPPEEDERMRLLGWTEASALPQIEVALAHPKVRLIANALGTPPPEVIDHIHAAGLKVAALCGSPYQAMKHKDAGVDIVIAQGGEGGGHTGEVGSIVLWPQVVKAIAPTPMLAAGGIGSGGQIAAALALGAQGVWAGSLWLTVEEADLPPAQKQQLLDAGSRDTVRSASFTGKPCRMLKSDWTEAWDRPDTPDPLPMPMQYMVSGNCVARGHRYADKAQAVQFNPVGQVVGQLNSVEKTAAVIQRLVEEYIDSVDGLNVLQEA; encoded by the coding sequence ATGCATACCCAACTGTGCGAAGACCTTGGTATCGAGTTCCCCATCTTTGCCTTCACTCATTGCCGCGACGTGGTGGTGGCGGTGAGCAAGGCGGGCGGTTTCGGTGTGCTCGGCGCCGTTGGGTTTACGCCCGAACAACTGGAGATCGAACTCCAGTGGATCGACGAGCACGTGGGCGACAAGCCCTATGGCGTGGACATCGTGATCCCCGGGAAGTACGAGGGCATGGATGAACTCGATCCGGAGAAGCTCGGCCAGATGCTGCGCGACATGGTGCCCGACAGCCACGTGCAGTTTGCCGATCAGATCCTGGCCGACGCCGGTGTGCCTGATCTTCCCCCCGAGGAAGACGAGCGCATGCGTCTGCTCGGCTGGACCGAGGCGTCGGCGCTGCCGCAGATCGAGGTGGCCCTGGCCCACCCGAAGGTTCGCTTGATCGCCAACGCGCTCGGCACCCCCCCGCCGGAGGTCATCGATCACATCCACGCCGCTGGTCTCAAGGTGGCGGCGCTGTGTGGATCGCCGTATCAGGCCATGAAGCACAAAGACGCGGGCGTCGACATCGTGATCGCGCAAGGCGGCGAGGGTGGCGGACACACCGGCGAGGTGGGATCGATCGTGCTCTGGCCTCAGGTAGTCAAGGCCATCGCTCCCACCCCGATGTTGGCGGCGGGCGGCATCGGTTCCGGGGGCCAGATCGCGGCGGCCCTGGCGCTGGGTGCCCAGGGCGTGTGGGCCGGATCGCTGTGGCTCACGGTGGAAGAGGCCGATCTGCCTCCCGCCCAGAAGCAGCAACTACTCGACGCCGGCTCGCGTGACACCGTGCGCAGCGCGTCCTTCACCGGTAAGCCTTGTCGCATGCTCAAGAGCGACTGGACTGAGGCCTGGGACCGGCCCGACACCCCCGACCCGCTGCCGATGCCGATGCAGTACATGGTGTCGGGCAACTGCGTGGCTCGGGGCCACCGTTACGCCGATAAGGCCCAGGCGGTGCAGTTCAACCCGGTCGGGCAGGTGGTGGGCCAACTCAACTCGGTGGAAAAGACCGCCGCGGTGATCCAACGACTGGTGGAGGAGTACATCGACTCCGTGGACGGTCTCAACGTGCTCCAGGAGGCGTAA
- a CDS encoding TetR/AcrR family transcriptional regulator, whose product MATQGERKTETRQRLLDAAAELFAERGIEGASVDAIAERAERTSGAVYDHFGGKDGLLYALLEGWADDVAAVITAELAAASTLDDRLAALWRNVAHPPTGEGQWIRLEHELWSFAARHEGARARLRQRYEAAWAGIDSAIGEWARDEGMAPPSRPLGSAVIGVLLGLEMMRRLDPNAIDDCTAVATLRGAVGATQPQKEHAR is encoded by the coding sequence GTGGCAACCCAGGGGGAGCGGAAAACAGAGACGCGTCAACGCCTGCTCGACGCCGCCGCCGAACTCTTCGCCGAGCGCGGTATCGAGGGGGCATCGGTCGATGCCATTGCCGAGCGGGCCGAGCGCACCTCCGGGGCGGTCTACGACCATTTCGGGGGCAAGGACGGCCTGTTATACGCGCTGCTCGAGGGGTGGGCCGACGACGTCGCGGCCGTGATCACCGCCGAACTGGCGGCGGCCTCCACGCTCGATGATCGGTTGGCGGCGCTCTGGCGCAACGTGGCCCATCCCCCCACCGGGGAGGGTCAGTGGATCCGTCTCGAGCACGAACTGTGGTCGTTTGCGGCGCGCCATGAAGGGGCGCGCGCCCGTTTGCGACAACGCTACGAGGCCGCTTGGGCGGGCATAGATAGCGCCATTGGCGAGTGGGCCCGCGACGAAGGCATGGCGCCGCCATCTCGTCCCCTCGGCTCGGCGGTGATCGGCGTGTTGCTCGGTCTTGAGATGATGCGCCGCCTCGATCCGAATGCCATTGATGATTGCACTGCCGTCGCCACCCTCCGGGGGGCTGTCGGTGCCACGCAGCCGCAAAAGGAGCACGCCCGATGA
- a CDS encoding cytochrome P450, whose amino-acid sequence MTQPNIEGINLLAATWGRGEPHDQFDRLRAEAPVYWHPEADDTGFWALTKHADVRAVSHDHQRFSAEVGGTFIPTSDEEALAQLRLTILNMDPPRHNRYRRLVSKGFTPRMIGALVEEIERRAVAVIDDVCERGEVEFVEEIAAQIPVQMICEMIGLEKEVWPRMFEISNQLIGSRDDPDFQEIPGGPEASAMEIYALCDAVAADRRINPREDIMTLLVQAEVDGERLDEFDLNMFFLTLVVAGNETTRNLINHSMLAIIENPDQAQRLRDDPSLWDTATDEMLRWGSSIHNFRRTATEDTEVRGVPIKQGDKVVLYYAAANRDEDVFVNPHSFDVGRTPNDHLAFGGGGVHYCLGASLARAEIRATMRQIVERLPDLELVGEPNRLHSDFVNGIKTMPVRFTPTAPSWKD is encoded by the coding sequence ATGACCCAGCCCAACATTGAGGGGATCAACCTTCTCGCCGCCACCTGGGGCCGGGGTGAGCCCCATGACCAGTTCGATCGGCTGCGCGCCGAGGCGCCGGTCTATTGGCACCCCGAAGCCGACGACACCGGTTTCTGGGCGCTCACCAAGCACGCTGATGTGCGAGCGGTGAGCCACGACCACCAACGGTTCTCCGCGGAAGTGGGGGGCACGTTCATCCCCACCTCCGATGAGGAGGCATTGGCCCAACTGCGTCTCACGATCCTGAACATGGACCCGCCTCGGCACAACCGCTACCGGCGACTCGTGTCAAAGGGGTTCACGCCTCGCATGATCGGGGCACTGGTGGAGGAGATCGAACGACGCGCCGTGGCGGTGATCGATGATGTGTGCGAGCGCGGTGAGGTGGAGTTCGTCGAGGAAATCGCGGCGCAAATCCCCGTGCAGATGATCTGCGAGATGATCGGCCTGGAGAAGGAGGTGTGGCCTCGCATGTTCGAGATCTCCAACCAACTCATCGGCTCGCGTGATGATCCCGACTTCCAGGAGATTCCGGGCGGGCCCGAGGCTTCGGCGATGGAGATCTACGCGCTCTGCGATGCCGTGGCAGCCGACCGGCGGATCAACCCGCGCGAAGACATCATGACGCTGCTGGTGCAGGCCGAGGTCGACGGTGAGCGCCTCGACGAATTCGATCTGAACATGTTCTTCCTCACGCTGGTGGTGGCAGGCAACGAGACCACCCGCAACCTCATCAACCACTCCATGCTCGCCATCATCGAGAACCCAGATCAGGCGCAGCGCCTCCGCGACGACCCGTCACTGTGGGACACGGCCACCGACGAGATGCTCCGCTGGGGAAGTTCGATCCATAACTTCCGTCGCACCGCCACGGAGGACACCGAAGTACGAGGCGTGCCGATCAAACAGGGCGACAAGGTCGTGTTGTATTACGCGGCGGCCAATCGGGACGAGGATGTGTTCGTGAACCCGCACTCTTTCGATGTGGGCCGCACGCCCAACGATCACCTGGCCTTTGGCGGGGGCGGGGTGCACTACTGCCTTGGGGCCAGCCTGGCCCGCGCCGAGATCCGGGCCACCATGCGCCAGATCGTGGAACGCCTACCCGACCTCGAACTGGTGGGCGAGCCCAACCGCCTTCACTCCGACTTCGTCAACGGCATCAAAACGATGCCGGTCCGTTTTACTCCTACTGCGCCCTCCTGGAAGGACTGA